Genomic segment of Niallia taxi:
TTTTTATATGCCGGTACATTGTCTAGCAAGTATTTATGTGTACCGATTGCTTGTAGTCGTCCTTTTTCCAAATAAAGAATTTGATCTGCATTTTGAATGGTGTGCAAACGATGAGCAACCGTTATAACGGTTGCCATTTCACTTAGTTTTTCAATCGATTGCTGCAAAATACCTTCCGTAGCTAGATCAAGTCCTCGTGTTGGCTCATCAAGTAAAACAATTTTTGGTTTTTTAAGGAAGGCTCGTGCAATGGATACGCGCTGCTTCTCTCCACTTGAAAGTCCCCTGCCAGCTTCGCCTATGCTTGTTTGTAGCCCTTTTTCTAAAGAAGTAATTAACGGTAAAAGCCCTGCTAGTTTTGCAGCTTCATATACAGCCTTTTCATCAACCGCTTCTGTCATCCCCATTGAAATATTTTCAAGTATCGTACCTGAAAACATATAAGGATGTTGCGAAATATAAGAAATCTGCTTTAACCAGGATGCTTCCGTATAGGAAGTGAGCTCCATATTATTGAGTTTAATTGATCCGTTGCCTGGCGTTATCATCCCTGCCAATAAATGAAGTAACGTAGATTTCCCTGTGCCACTTGCCCCAACTATCGCAATTTTTTGTTTTGGTAGAAATGTAGCAGTCATGGGCTGTAATTGAAAGCCGTCATCAGGATAGGTATACCCTACGTGATCAAGCTTAATAGTTGGTGGATTGCCCTGCTCAGGTATTTCTTGTCCTCCCCATACTATCAAACTATCTTGTTCTTCAAATTCTTCCAATACTTTTTTTGTTGCTCCCATACTTGCCCTGCCATTATGAAATGTTAATCCTAATTCTTTTAATGAAGTAAAAAACTCCGGTACTAGAATTAAAATGAAAAAGGCAGGAAAGAAGGATATATTTTGATAAATAATCATTTGGATAGCCAGTTCCAGTGCAACAATTCCTATACTTAACATGGAAATAAGTTCAAGTGCAAAGGATTGTGTAAAGGCAATTTTAAGAATTTCGAGTGTCGTGTCACGAAAGCCCAAACTCGTTTTTTCTAATTCATCCTTTTGACGGTTCGTTTGGTCAAATAGCTTTAACGTAACAAGTCCTTTTAATGTATCAAGAAATTTGCCAGAAAAAGAAGCTAATTTTTCTAACTTCTCCTCTGACTTTTTTTGAGTTTTAATACCGATGATAATCATGTAAATCGGAATAAAAGGTGCTGAAACTATTAATATTAGACCAGAGTTCACATGCTGTGTAAAAACTACAATTAATATTAATATTGGCACAAATATACTCTGCATCACTTGAGGAATAAATTGACTATAAAAGCTGTCCATTTCATCAACACCATCAAGCAGCATGCTAACCTTTTTCCCTGTTTGCCCTTTTCCAGCAATATGCAAGGAGCTATTCGTATATTTTGTTAATAATTCTCTACGAATATTTCCCTTAACATCACTAGCTATTGATACTCCGATACGTTTACTTAAATAATCCGAACCGGACCTCATTAGTAATATCAATAATAAGAGCAGTAGCCATGGTACAATATCCGCAAAAGTTTGATCTTTCAAAAATACACCGTCAACAATACTCGTCATTGCAAAAGCCTGAGTAATAATTGCTATGCCAAGTAATAAAGTTAATCCCATTAATATAAAGATACTTTTTTTATATAGCCATATGGTCTGCTTTAGCTTTTGCATAATCAATTCAGCCCTTTGTAATCATCTAGTATTTTCATTACTTCTTTCCCTTCGCATAATTTGCATCAAATAAGAATAGACGCATAAGCAAAATAAGAGATGGAACTAATAAAAGCAGTCCTCCTATAAATGCAGCGATAAGTGCAATTGCCATCGAAGGATTTGTAGCACTCTCTTCTATATTTATTTGTGGGAAAAGTAAATATGGAAATTTAGCCATTCCGTACCCGAAAAATGCCAAGAAAAATTGCATCATTACGGCAATAAAGGCAACACCATAATATTTACCAATATATAATAGACTGATGGCGATTAAGAAAAATGCCATGGATAGTCCAAAAACCCACCATAAATCAATCATATTTTCGAAATTCTGCTGGTTCCTCTGACTTAAAGCAATCATTGTTGTTAATGCCATAATAATGGTTGGTGTAGCCCAAAACAATGCCCATTTCCTCACTAAATGAAGAGCTGGTTTATCATTTGCCTTTGAAGCATAATAAGTAATAAAGCTTGCACTTATAAAAAGAACGGATACTATCGCTAACCCAACAATGCTCCAAGCCAATGGGCTCGTAAATAACTCCAAATACTTTAATGATACTTGACCATTGTGTTCAGAAATGAATCCGCCCTCAGAAATCGTTAAAGCAACCGACAGGGATGCGGGGATAAACAACCCTGTAGCACCATATAGAAACATATAAACATTACTTTGTTTTGATCCATAATTTTCAAAAGCATAAAACGAGCCTCGAATCGCTATTAAAATGATGGCGAAGCTTGCAGGTACAAGTAATGCAGATCCATAATAATAGGCTGATGATGGAAAGAAACCAACAATACCAACAAAAAAGAATACTAGAAATACATTGGTTACTTCCCAAACTGGAGATAAATATCGCGAAATAATTTTGTTTATGATGTGATCTCGTTTTGTTACCTTTGCAAAATAAGCAAAAAAGCCTGCACCAAAATCAATTGATGCCACAATTAGATAACCATATAAAAACAACCATAATACACTAATCCCTATGATTTCATAGCTCATTTTTTATCCCCCTTTGATAATTCAGGGTAGTGCTTCTCCAAATCAAGCTCCACTGGATTATCTTTAAACAATTTTCTTAAGGTAAGAATAAATAGCGTTCCAAGCACCACGTATAATGCTAAAAATAAGAAGAACATATGCACAATATAGGGTGATTTAGTCGCAGCCTCTTCTACTGTCATGTAGCCTCTCAAAATCCATGGCTGTCTGCCAAGCTCAGCGAAAAGCCAACCGAACTCAACTGCTAACATCGCAAGTGGACCGCCAAGAGCAAGGAGCCATAGAATAAATTTATTGTGGACATCCCAGCGTTTTAATCTGCTTAGGACAAGATACAAAAACGAAACTGCTAATAAGAAGAAGCCAATCATAACCATCAAATCAAACAAATAATGAATAATCAATGGTGGTCGTTCATCTTCAGGTGTTGCTTCTAGTCCTGTTACCTCACTAGTAAAATCACCATGCGCTAAAAAGCTTAAGAAACCGGGAACCCGAATGGCGCCAACGACTTCATTATCTTCATTTAACCAACCAAAAAGTACTAAATCAGCATTTCCTTCTGTTTCAAAATGCCATTCTGCGGCTGCTAGTTTTTCTGTTTGATGTTTTGCAAGGTATTTTGCTGACAAGTCTCCACCTAATGCTGTTAGGATGGAAAAAACAAACATAGAAATAACAGTCATTTTCAATGCTTTTTTATGATATTCTGCAGCTCCCTTTTTTCTTAATAGTGCGAACGCCGCAATAGCTGCTAAGATTGCAGCAACTGTTAAGTACGAGCCTCCTAAAACATGAAATACTCTTGTTGGAGTGGATGGGTTTAACATTGCTTCAAATGGATTAACTGCCGAAAATTCACCGTTTTCCATTGTGAAGCCAGAAGGTGAATTCATAAACGAATTAACTGTGCTAATAAAGACAGCTGACATACCAGCACCAATAATTACAGGTATGGATATTAACCAGTGCGTATATTTACTTTTAAAACGATCCCATGTATAAAGGTAAATTCCAAGAAATATGGCTTCAAAGAAAAACGCAAAAACCTCCATAAACAGTGGCAGCGCAATCACATTCCCTGCAAGCTGCATAAAGTTTGGCCAAACGAGTGATAACTGTAAAGCGATAGCAGTACCTGTAACTACCCCTATTGCTACAGATATAACAAACCCTCTGGCCCATCGTTTAGCTAATAATTCATAATGTTTATCTTTCTTTCTAATACCAATAAACTCAGCTAATGAAATAAATAATGGTACACCTACACCTAAAGTAGCAAAAACAATATGAAAAATCAGAGTCATAGCTGTAATTAATCTACTTATCGTAACTGTATCAAACTCCATTTTTTCAACCTCCTTGAATGTAAATTTATGTGAAATGATGAACAATACATTGCAAACTTAAATATTTTTGACAACAGATTGCTCCATTCAAACAACTACAGATTCCTAAATTGAACAAATTTGCATTTATACTATGTACAGCATTACTTTTCTAACCTAATCTAACCCTTGGTTTTCTTCATGATATGGTTTTATTTCTTTATTACCACTATGTATATAATGTTAACATGAATAGTAATAAAGAAATTGTGAACAATCGGTGTACTTTTTGTGTCAATTTTCGTAAGGATAAGTTTTCCATTTTCATTAAGATATACAATTTCCTTTATTACCTGCGCATCCTAGTTAAATAATAATGCAGCATTGTATTTAACTAATAAACTCCCAATTTGCAATGGAAAGCCTTAATTCTACTGCTTTCCTATCAGCTCTCTTCTTAAACCGATATTTCTTGTGCACCTTTTTTGCTTGGAATATAAATCCATACAATTAACGATTGACATGATAGAAGATTTATTAAAGAATGATATGGTAGAAAAATCCACATAATAATGATTCATACATAATGAATAAAAGGGAGATTAAGTCATTGCGAAACATATTTACTATTTATAAAAATGATTGGGTACGGATCTTCCGAACTCCTGTAGCTTTGTTTTTAATCATAGCATTAATGATTTTACCCTCTCTTTATGCTTGGTTTAATTTAAAGGCTTCATGGGACCCGTATTCCAACACTAGTGGTATTAAAATTGCGATAACTAACGAGGACGAGGGTGCTGTCATTCGTGATAAGGAAGTACATATCGGCGATGAAATTATATCAACCTTAAAAGAGAATGATAAGCTCGGGTGGACATTTGTCAGCAAAAAGGAAGCAGCTGAAGGAGTCAAAAAAGGCACTTATTATGCAAGTCTTTATATACCGAAGGACTTTTCAGAGAAGATAGGTACTGTTTTAGAGGATGAACAAGTAAAACCAGAAATTGAATATACTGTTAACGAGAAATTGAATGCCATTGCACCAAAAATGACATCCAGCGGTGC
This window contains:
- a CDS encoding cytochrome ubiquinol oxidase subunit I — its product is MEFDTVTISRLITAMTLIFHIVFATLGVGVPLFISLAEFIGIRKKDKHYELLAKRWARGFVISVAIGVVTGTAIALQLSLVWPNFMQLAGNVIALPLFMEVFAFFFEAIFLGIYLYTWDRFKSKYTHWLISIPVIIGAGMSAVFISTVNSFMNSPSGFTMENGEFSAVNPFEAMLNPSTPTRVFHVLGGSYLTVAAILAAIAAFALLRKKGAAEYHKKALKMTVISMFVFSILTALGGDLSAKYLAKHQTEKLAAAEWHFETEGNADLVLFGWLNEDNEVVGAIRVPGFLSFLAHGDFTSEVTGLEATPEDERPPLIIHYLFDLMVMIGFFLLAVSFLYLVLSRLKRWDVHNKFILWLLALGGPLAMLAVEFGWLFAELGRQPWILRGYMTVEEAATKSPYIVHMFFLFLALYVVLGTLFILTLRKLFKDNPVELDLEKHYPELSKGDKK
- the cydD gene encoding thiol reductant ABC exporter subunit CydD, which encodes MQKLKQTIWLYKKSIFILMGLTLLLGIAIITQAFAMTSIVDGVFLKDQTFADIVPWLLLLLLILLMRSGSDYLSKRIGVSIASDVKGNIRRELLTKYTNSSLHIAGKGQTGKKVSMLLDGVDEMDSFYSQFIPQVMQSIFVPILILIVVFTQHVNSGLILIVSAPFIPIYMIIIGIKTQKKSEEKLEKLASFSGKFLDTLKGLVTLKLFDQTNRQKDELEKTSLGFRDTTLEILKIAFTQSFALELISMLSIGIVALELAIQMIIYQNISFFPAFFILILVPEFFTSLKELGLTFHNGRASMGATKKVLEEFEEQDSLIVWGGQEIPEQGNPPTIKLDHVGYTYPDDGFQLQPMTATFLPKQKIAIVGASGTGKSTLLHLLAGMITPGNGSIKLNNMELTSYTEASWLKQISYISQHPYMFSGTILENISMGMTEAVDEKAVYEAAKLAGLLPLITSLEKGLQTSIGEAGRGLSSGEKQRVSIARAFLKKPKIVLLDEPTRGLDLATEGILQQSIEKLSEMATVITVAHRLHTIQNADQILYLEKGRLQAIGTHKYLLDNVPAYKKVVTIQKGGAKQ
- a CDS encoding cytochrome d ubiquinol oxidase subunit II, which gives rise to MSYEIIGISVLWLFLYGYLIVASIDFGAGFFAYFAKVTKRDHIINKIISRYLSPVWEVTNVFLVFFFVGIVGFFPSSAYYYGSALLVPASFAIILIAIRGSFYAFENYGSKQSNVYMFLYGATGLFIPASLSVALTISEGGFISEHNGQVSLKYLELFTSPLAWSIVGLAIVSVLFISASFITYYASKANDKPALHLVRKWALFWATPTIIMALTTMIALSQRNQQNFENMIDLWWVFGLSMAFFLIAISLLYIGKYYGVAFIAVMMQFFLAFFGYGMAKFPYLLFPQINIEESATNPSMAIALIAAFIGGLLLLVPSLILLMRLFLFDANYAKGKK